One stretch of Brachyhypopomus gauderio isolate BG-103 unplaced genomic scaffold, BGAUD_0.2 sc57, whole genome shotgun sequence DNA includes these proteins:
- the LOC143488942 gene encoding cadherin-20-like codes for MFGLRDFITTMADLFLRKWSFIGVVMVLTLATVFQGLVGNEVTSDMKVKSLRRAKRGWVWNQFFVLEEYTEQKPLYIGKLHSDMDKGDGSIKYILSGEGAGTTFTLDDSTGDIHAIQRLDREVKAQYLLRAQARHRETGRPLEPESEFIVKIQDINDNEPKFLDGPYLATVPEMSPIGTFVIQVTASDADDPSYGNSARVVYSILEGQPYFSVDPKTGEVRVSLGDMDREVKEEYHVIIQAKDMGGQLGGLAGTTTVNITLSDVNDNPPKFTKKLYQMSVLESGPVSSVVDRIEAKDRDLGINAEMRYIIIDGDGRDTFDISTDTSNLYGVITIKKRLDFERKRSYTLKVEGSNSHIDPRFMNKGSFSDVTIVHVSIEDVDEPPEFESPFYYVEVSEDVDIGTILTTVSARDPDTANNSVRYSIERLSDPEKYFYIDITSGSLMTVLPLDREEATWHNLTVLAMEMNNPSKIGSVSVAIRVLDINDNPPALTQYYEAFVCENAQAGQLIQTVTALDPDEPMGGQRFYYSLAPEAANNPNFTLRDNQDNSAWILTRRGGWSSRTQSVYYLPIFVSDGEQPVHSSTSTLTIRVCSCDVGGNVVTCVAEASVLPVNLSRGGVIAILTCVFILFVMTMLMLTLRGHRKKPYLTNEEENVHENIVRYDDEGGGEEDTEAFDIAALWNPRVEPVHAAKLRQDMMPEIQSLSRYVSQNCAGGADGSNVYSYVLTKIYEADSDPGAPPYDSLQTYAYEGEGSVAESLSSLQSPASHTDHEYDYLNDWGPRFHKLAEMYGVIESNSNMW; via the exons ATGTTTGGACTAAGAGATTTCATCACCACTATGGCTGACTTGTTTCTGAGGAAATGGAGCTTTATTGGAGTTGTCATGGTTTTGACCTTAGCAACAGTGTTTCAGGGATTGGTTGGAAATGAAGTTACCAGTGATATGAAAGTAAAGTCCTTGAGAAGAGCAAAGAGAGGATGGGTCTGGAATCAGTTTTTTGTTCTTGAGGAATACACGGAACAAAAACCCCTTTACATCGGAAAG CTGCACTCTGACATGGACAAAGGCGACGGCTCCATCAAATATATTTTATCAGGGGAAGGTGCGGGCACTACTTTTACCCTCGATGACAGCACGGGTGACATCCATGCCATCCAGAGGCTGGACCGGGAGGTAAAGGCCCAGTATCTGCTCCGTGCCCAGGCTAGACACCGCGAGACAGGCCGCCCCCTGGAGCCAGAGTCCGAATTTATTGTGAAGATTCAAGACATCAATGACAATGAGCCGAAGTTCCTGGACGGACCGTACTTAGCAACTGTACCTGAGATGTCTCCTATTG GCACTTTTGTCATTCAGGTGACAGCAAGCGATGCAGATGACCCATCATATGGTAACAGTGCTCGGGTAGTCTACAGTATTCTGGAGGGCCAGCCGTATTTCTCTGTGGATCCTAAGACAG GTGAGGTGCGTGTGTCCCTGGGTGACATGGATCGGGAGGTTAAGGAGGAGTACCACGTGATTATTCAGGCTAAAGACATGGGTGGACAGTTGGGGGGATTGGCTGGCACCACAACAGTTAACATTACCCTCAGTGACGTGAATGACAACCCACCCAAATTCACCAAGA AGCTATATCAGATGAGTGTTCTGGAATCTGGCCCTGTGAGTTCAGTAGTGGATCGAATTGAAGCCAAAGACCGTGATCTGGGTATTAACGCTGAAATGAGGTACATCATCATCGACGGTGATGGACGGGACACCTTTGACATCAGCACTGACACCAGCAATCTGTATGGTGTCATCACTATTAAAAAG CGCCTGGACTTTGAAAGAAAGCGCAGCTACACCCTCAAAGTGGAGGGCTCAAATTCTCACATAGACCCCCGCTTCATGAACAAAGGGTCCTTCAGTGATGTGACAATCGTCCACGTGAGTATAGAGGACGTGGACGAGCCCCCGGAGTTCGAATCTCCATTCTACTATGTAGAGGTGTCCGAGGATGTGGACATAGGCACCATCTTAACAACAGTCTCTGCAAGAGACCCCGATACTGCAAACAACTCAGTAAG GTACTCTATAGAGCGCCTGAGCGACCCTGAGAAGTATTTCTATATAGACATCACCAGTGGCTCTCTGATGACAGTACTGCCATTGGACAGGGAGGAGGCGACTTGGCACAACCTCACAGTTTTAGCTATGGAAATGA ATAATCCATCAAAGATCGGAAGTGTGTCTGTGGCCATAAGGGTTCTAGACATAAATGATAACCCACCAGCACTAACACAGTACTATGAGGCTTTTGTGTGTGAAAACGCACAAGCTGGACAA CTGATTCAAACCGTGACAGCTCTAGATCCAGATGAGCCAATGGGTGGACAGCGTTTCTATTACAGTCTGGCCCCGGAAGCAGCAAACAATCCCAACTTCACCCTTAGAGATAACCAAG ACAACTCAGCATGGATATTAACCCGCCGTGGAGGATGGTCATCTCGGACCCAGAGTGTCTATTACCTGCCCATCTTCGTGTCTGATGGAGAACAGCCTGTACACTCCAGCACTAGCACTCTCACAATCCGTGTGTGTAGTTGCGACGTGGGTGGAAATGTTGTGACCTGTGTTGCTGAGGCCTCTGTTCTGCCAGTCAATCTGAGCAGAGGAGGTGTCATTGCTATCCTAACCTGTGTCTTCATCCTGTTTG TGATGACCATGCTCATGCTGACCCTGCGTGGTCACAGAAAGAAGCCCTACCTGACCAACGAAGAAGAAAACGTACACGAGAACATAGTACGTTACGACGACGAGGGAGGTGGCGAGGAGGACACGGAGGCGTTCGATATCGCTGCGCTCTGGAACCCGCGCGTGGAACCCGTGCACGCCGCTAAACTACGTCAGGACATGATGCCCGAGATTCAGAGCCTGTCGCGTTACGTTTCTCAGAATTGTGCTGGCGGTGCAGACGGTAGTAACGTGTACAGCTACGTGCTAACAAAGATTTATGAAGCCGATTCAGACCCCGGTGCCCCACCGTACGATTCCCTTCAGACATATGCTTACGAAGGCGAGGGCTCAGTGGCTGAGTCTCTGAGTTCTCTGCAGTCTCCTGCCTCGCACACCGATCACGAATACGATTACCTGAACGACTGGGGGCCGCGTTTTCACAAACTAGCGGAAATGTATGGCGTGATTGAGAGCAACAGCAATATGTGGTAA
- the LOC143488953 gene encoding bucky ball-like isoform X2, producing the protein MNHPRPFFYVHPPVQPFYTYQWHTNNPFSPHNVPASGFHFGRPYMVPYSYLQYPGYVVSQPAMHPVDYRRIYERNVPHAPSATDSDITFRHQHCNAQRETTCAGAQTEPCDALNKLIECLDQLRAGEGSSQRELDSGVVSQTSGLFSPVAEIKKDEDNVLCGSMLTHCKAEEACHVGDFNQQEDWSLDLGKETPLDSSSVHEGAVLDEEDQYLHQEYTDSHCIISQNQSLLPISNSERNYQDKKVSHEVLQNNEEIQWNCSNGIQPSSESSPAQPSSSRTTEGRDPEDIQKPPADVAGDFPCCILRLPFEKVLSSSVYVPSATSSLGSPFSYRYCPPQLASERMSVLSPSLDELSSHDEVLSTDIEDKDLFPTRMYTRGKFAEVTSKKNHPSVGGIHSDMCLLYPKRLTCAMCGSNTFREMHKHKNHHSERSCYKNVDYSDEEAIAVKGGDCEVRKTCKHLRGTVTNMPKKTHPLLKHRVRLAQHREKVQEEAKTYQSEASCSEHFCCDKCTSSPEKHSGHSTKERHCRTVGVISDQILWEGVARSKTCKSQSLLQRRERQRQRKACFTPQETRCENLIAADDEEDEDEDECREMLRFHKGQGTTKRGGAR; encoded by the exons ATGAACCATCCCAGACCGTTTTTCTATGTTCATCCACCAGTGCAGCCTTTTTATACATATCAGTGGCACACGAACAATCCCTTCAGCCCCCATAACGTACCTGCATCAG GTTTCCATTTTGGCCGACCATACATGGTCCCATATTCCTACCTGCAGTATCCTGGTTATGTTGTGTCTCAACCTGCGATGCACCCTGTGGATTACCGGAGAATATATGAACGCAATGTCCCACATGCTCCTTCAGCCACTGATTCCGACATCACTTTCAGACACCAACATTGCAacgcacagagagagacaaccTGTGCAGGAGCGCAGACAGAGCCCTGTGATGCCTTGAATAAGCTCATTGAATGTCTGGACCAACTTCGTGCTGGCGAGGGTTCTTCACAGCGAGAACTGGACTCTGGAGTAGTTTCCCAGACATCTGGACTTTTCTCACCTGTAGCTGAGATAAAGAAGGATGAAGACAATGTGCTCTGTGGCTCTATGTTGACGCACTGTAAGGCAGAGGAAGCCTGCCATGTTGGTGACTTCAACCAACAAGAGGACTGGTCACTGGACTTGGGCAAAGAAACACCTCTCGATAGCTCTTCAGTTCATGAGGGTGCTGTGCTTGACGAAGAGGACCAGTATTTACATCAAGAGTACACAGACTCACACTGCATCATATCACAAAACCAGTCACTCCTACCAATCAGTAATAGTGAAAGGAACTACCAGGATAAGAAGGTTTCTCATGAAGTACTTCAGAACAATGAGGAAATTCAGTGGAATTGTTCTAATGGTATTCAGCCTTCATCAGAATCTTCACCTGCTCAGCCCTCTTCTTCCAGAACGACCGAAGGTCGCGATCCCGAAGACATTCAGAAGCCACCAGCAGATGTTGCAGGAGATTTCCCCTGCTGCATCCTCCGGTTGCCTTTTGAAAAGGTTCTTTCTTCCAGCGTGTATGTTCCAAGTGCTACTTCATCACTTGGATCTCCATTTAGTTATAGATACTGCCCTCCTCAGCTGGCCTCTGAGCGTATGAGCGTCCTAAGCCCCTCTTTGGATGAGCTTTCATCACATGATGAGGTTCTTTCCACTGATATTGAGGATAAGGATCTGTTTCCAACTCGCATGTACACAAGAGGGAAATTTGCTGAAGTTACATCCAAGAAAAACCATCCCTCTGTTGGTGGCATCCATTCAGATATGTGTTTACTCTATCCAAAAAGGCTAACATGTGCCATGTGTGGGTCAAACACCTTCAGGGAGATGCACAAGCACAAAAACCATCATAGTGAGCGATCCTGCTACAAAAATGTGGATTATTCAGATGAGGAGGCCATAGCGGTTAAAGGTGGTGACTGTGAAGTCAGGAAAACATGTAAGCATCTTCGAGGCACTGTAACAAATATGCCTAAAAAAACCCACCCCCTCCTCAAACACAGAGTCAGGCTGGCTCAGCACAGAGAGAAGGTTCAGGAGGAGGCCAAGACTTATCAGTCAGAAGCATCATGTTCTGAGCACTTCTGTTGTGACAAATGTACGAGTTCACCAGAGAAACACAGTGGTCATTCCACCAAAG AGAGGCATTGCAGAACAGTTGGAGTAATATCGGATCAGATCCTCTGGGAGGGTGTGGCCCGATCAAAGACCTGTAAATCGCAGTCATTACTACAAAGAAGAG aGAGGCAGCGACAAAGGAAGGCTTGCTTTACGCCTCAGGAAACCAGATGCGAGAACCTTATTGCTGCtgatgatgaagaggatgaggatgaagatgagTGTCGGGAGATGCTTCGGTTCCACAAGGGACAAG GAACCACAAAACGAGGAGGTGCAAGATGA
- the LOC143488943 gene encoding uncharacterized protein LOC143488943, whose protein sequence is MVVTTTQHPPGVGPHAQGVPYGPQPVQAGPRHPIPGPFRGPHPDRQQQHNWPFFYMQPSQPYLPYQWPVPMPYVPYGNFPGLGYGMVVPPFPPASYMEAPGYILPHAQLHMVDYRRMMTPHLPPAMAYQARRFRCQNTMPSGRLMVSSEVQTEPVCVESSRRDCRVAPGSLQESGRDTGSGSGLSSPRPSEDKSSACAEDVMASNNVAGIASSDSSSAAPTSGILFQAEEVRIECSGTPAGLKIIHAKETTEVASSANGELLQCNMGSVHAAEDVVLRCYRSLSCGADEQREADLSHSDTQYLPPCHDLLMMAPCPSSATVAGLEGSFVTPDEPANSAEMHTLVVQRDPNLSKSEEDLCGTSKNVHFKILRLPFDLKCLDELRQMEASVWSIESLMPYVPSTEWLIQNGLLTPQKPSLATVMEVPAELPIDSKQTTGDAGPSPKENQIGTMIELDGQDSVTSLESLPPYLPSASWLADFNNVSYNKLASRQQMGNLSSWPEQQLREILEVDQDAKVSTSLDPSSVPVRFKDEKSKNRGRTDCHSPSIQEGCLDQSHSGLPVVVDHKGRICKSCLTKRRGSVMSSSPATKANGVKRCKVAPAHLVGDKVNLCTLCKRDPEKRPRCKASASSTHGFVNVGYETEGEVSENALYTSVGTKRSVEGQRLHCLPKLPFGRHSEKCPMSHQSKLREQNCSCDDPKGLRYSTSARDTNGCSRYSDTREKNDENLALSATERWRETEQRFNSQKQNEKSRKGSLQVSDTESTKSGGTMMTHKKHKPCAQTQELHRRDTRC, encoded by the exons ATGGTAGTTACAACTACCCAACACCCACCAGGAGTAGGACCTCATGCACAAGGTGTTCCTTATGGACCACAGCCTGTGCAGGCAGGACCTCGTCACCCGATACCTGGTCCTTTCAGAGGACCACACCCGGACCGACAGCAGCAACACAACTGGCCCTTCTTCTATATGCAGCCCTCACAGCCCTACCTGCCGTACCAGTGGCCCGTTCCAATGCCTTACGTTCCCTATGGCAACTTTCCTGGACTGG GTTATGGTATGGTGGTTCCACCTTTCCCTCCTGCTTCTTACATGGAAGCTCCTGGCTATATCCTTCCCCATGCCCAGCTTCACATGGTTGACTATAGGCGCATGATGACCCCTCACCTGCCTCCTGCGATGGCATACCAAGCCCGCCGCTTCCGGTGCCAGAACACTATGCCCTCTGGACGACTGATGGTTAGCTCTGAAGTGCAAACCGAACCTGTTTGTGTGGAATCCTCTCGACGTGACTGCAGAGTTGCACCAGGTTCCCTTCAGGAGTCTGGAAGGGATACTGGCTCTGGCAGTGGTCTTTCATCGCCAAGACCCTCTGAAGACAAATCTTCAGCATGTGCTGAGGATGTTATGGCTTCAAACAATGTAGCTGGCATCGCTAGCAGTGACTCGTCATCTGCAGCTCCTACCAGTGGAATCCTCTTCCAAGCGGAAGAAGTGCGGATTGAGTGTAGTGGAACACCTGCAGGGCTAAAAATCATTCATGCAAAGGAGACCACAGAGGTAGCCAGCAGTGCAAATGGTGAGCTGTTGCAATGCAATATGGGCTCTGTGCACGCTGCAGAAGATGTAGTCTTGAGGTGTTACCGGTCTCTGTCATGTGGCGCAGATGAACAAAGAGAAGCTGACCTGAGTCATTCTGATACACAGTACTTGCCTCCTTGCCATGATCTTCTCATGATGGCACCGTGTCCCTCTAGTGCCACAGTGGCTGGACTAGAGGGATCCTTTGTTACGCCTGATGAACCAGCCAACAGTGCAGAAATGCATACCTTGGTGGTTCAGAGAGACCCTAACTTGTCTAAAAGTGAAGAGGATCTCTGTGGGACCTCCAAAAATGTTCACTTCAAAATCTTACGACTGCCCTTTGACTTAAAGTGTTTGGATGAGTTGCGTCAGATGGAGGCTTCTGTCTGGTCTATAGAATCCCTAATGCCTTATGTGCCATCTACTGAGTGGCTGATCCAAAATGGCCTGTTAACACCTCAGAAACCATCCTTGGCCACAGTAATGGAGGTACCTGCTGAGCTTCCCATAGACTCTAAACAGACCACAGGAGATGCAGGTCCATCTCCAAAAGAAAATCAGATTGGGACAATGATTGAACTAGATGGCCAAGATTCAGTGACTTCTCTTGAGTCCCTCCCACCTTACCTTCCCTCGGCCAGTTGGCTGGCTGACTTCAATAATGTATCTTACAATAAACTAGCTTCTCGGCAACAGATGGGCAACCTCAGTAGTTGGCCAGAGCAGCAACTTAGAGAGATTCTTGAAGTTGATCAGGATGCCAAAGTCTCAACTTCTCTTGACCCCAGTTCAGTTCCTGTGCGATTCAAAGATGAAAAGAGCAAGAACAGAGGTAGGACTGATTGTCATAGCCCCTCTATCCAAGAAGGCTGCTTGGATCAATCGCATTCAGGTTTGCCTGTTGTTGTTGACCACAAAGGACGAATATGTAAGAGTTGTCTGACGAAACGCAGAGGAAGTGTAATGTCTAGTAGTCCAGCCACCAAGGCAAATGGAGTGAAAAGGTGCAAAGTCGCTCCGGCTCATTTGGTGGGGGATAAAGTTAATCTATGCACACTCTGTAAACGTGATCCTGAGAAAAGGCCTAGGTGCAAGGCTTCTGCTTCCAGCACTCATGGCTTTGTAAATGTGGGCTATGAAACTGAAGGGGAGGTATCTGAAAACGCCTTGTACACTTCAGTGGGGACGAAGAGAAGTGTTGAAGGTCAGAGATTACATTGCCTTCCAAAGCTCCCTTTTGGTCGGCATTCGGAGAAGTGCCCCATGTCTCACCAGTCAAAGCTTAGAGAACAGAACTGCTCGTGTGATGATCCTAAAGGTCTCCGTTATTCCACCTCAGCACGGGACACTAATGGGTGTAGTCGCTATAGTGACACTAGGGAGAAGAATGATGAAAACCTAGCTCTgtctgcaacggagagatggagggagaccgAACAAAGGTTCAATTCACAGAAACAGAATG AGAAGTCAAGGAAGGGAAGTTTACAGGTATCTGATACTGAAAGTACCAAAAGTGGAGGGACAATGATGAcccacaaaaaacacaaaccatGTGCACAAACACAAG AACTTCACAGAAGAGACACAAGATGCTGA
- the LOC143488953 gene encoding bucky ball-like isoform X1 → MDEPSKSQQSPASEQQHQRSMNHPRPFFYVHPPVQPFYTYQWHTNNPFSPHNVPASGFHFGRPYMVPYSYLQYPGYVVSQPAMHPVDYRRIYERNVPHAPSATDSDITFRHQHCNAQRETTCAGAQTEPCDALNKLIECLDQLRAGEGSSQRELDSGVVSQTSGLFSPVAEIKKDEDNVLCGSMLTHCKAEEACHVGDFNQQEDWSLDLGKETPLDSSSVHEGAVLDEEDQYLHQEYTDSHCIISQNQSLLPISNSERNYQDKKVSHEVLQNNEEIQWNCSNGIQPSSESSPAQPSSSRTTEGRDPEDIQKPPADVAGDFPCCILRLPFEKVLSSSVYVPSATSSLGSPFSYRYCPPQLASERMSVLSPSLDELSSHDEVLSTDIEDKDLFPTRMYTRGKFAEVTSKKNHPSVGGIHSDMCLLYPKRLTCAMCGSNTFREMHKHKNHHSERSCYKNVDYSDEEAIAVKGGDCEVRKTCKHLRGTVTNMPKKTHPLLKHRVRLAQHREKVQEEAKTYQSEASCSEHFCCDKCTSSPEKHSGHSTKERHCRTVGVISDQILWEGVARSKTCKSQSLLQRRERQRQRKACFTPQETRCENLIAADDEEDEDEDECREMLRFHKGQGTTKRGGAR, encoded by the exons ATGGACG AACCAAGCAAGAGTCAACAGTCACCAGCAAGCGAACAACAGCATCAACGCTCGATGAACCATCCCAGACCGTTTTTCTATGTTCATCCACCAGTGCAGCCTTTTTATACATATCAGTGGCACACGAACAATCCCTTCAGCCCCCATAACGTACCTGCATCAG GTTTCCATTTTGGCCGACCATACATGGTCCCATATTCCTACCTGCAGTATCCTGGTTATGTTGTGTCTCAACCTGCGATGCACCCTGTGGATTACCGGAGAATATATGAACGCAATGTCCCACATGCTCCTTCAGCCACTGATTCCGACATCACTTTCAGACACCAACATTGCAacgcacagagagagacaaccTGTGCAGGAGCGCAGACAGAGCCCTGTGATGCCTTGAATAAGCTCATTGAATGTCTGGACCAACTTCGTGCTGGCGAGGGTTCTTCACAGCGAGAACTGGACTCTGGAGTAGTTTCCCAGACATCTGGACTTTTCTCACCTGTAGCTGAGATAAAGAAGGATGAAGACAATGTGCTCTGTGGCTCTATGTTGACGCACTGTAAGGCAGAGGAAGCCTGCCATGTTGGTGACTTCAACCAACAAGAGGACTGGTCACTGGACTTGGGCAAAGAAACACCTCTCGATAGCTCTTCAGTTCATGAGGGTGCTGTGCTTGACGAAGAGGACCAGTATTTACATCAAGAGTACACAGACTCACACTGCATCATATCACAAAACCAGTCACTCCTACCAATCAGTAATAGTGAAAGGAACTACCAGGATAAGAAGGTTTCTCATGAAGTACTTCAGAACAATGAGGAAATTCAGTGGAATTGTTCTAATGGTATTCAGCCTTCATCAGAATCTTCACCTGCTCAGCCCTCTTCTTCCAGAACGACCGAAGGTCGCGATCCCGAAGACATTCAGAAGCCACCAGCAGATGTTGCAGGAGATTTCCCCTGCTGCATCCTCCGGTTGCCTTTTGAAAAGGTTCTTTCTTCCAGCGTGTATGTTCCAAGTGCTACTTCATCACTTGGATCTCCATTTAGTTATAGATACTGCCCTCCTCAGCTGGCCTCTGAGCGTATGAGCGTCCTAAGCCCCTCTTTGGATGAGCTTTCATCACATGATGAGGTTCTTTCCACTGATATTGAGGATAAGGATCTGTTTCCAACTCGCATGTACACAAGAGGGAAATTTGCTGAAGTTACATCCAAGAAAAACCATCCCTCTGTTGGTGGCATCCATTCAGATATGTGTTTACTCTATCCAAAAAGGCTAACATGTGCCATGTGTGGGTCAAACACCTTCAGGGAGATGCACAAGCACAAAAACCATCATAGTGAGCGATCCTGCTACAAAAATGTGGATTATTCAGATGAGGAGGCCATAGCGGTTAAAGGTGGTGACTGTGAAGTCAGGAAAACATGTAAGCATCTTCGAGGCACTGTAACAAATATGCCTAAAAAAACCCACCCCCTCCTCAAACACAGAGTCAGGCTGGCTCAGCACAGAGAGAAGGTTCAGGAGGAGGCCAAGACTTATCAGTCAGAAGCATCATGTTCTGAGCACTTCTGTTGTGACAAATGTACGAGTTCACCAGAGAAACACAGTGGTCATTCCACCAAAG AGAGGCATTGCAGAACAGTTGGAGTAATATCGGATCAGATCCTCTGGGAGGGTGTGGCCCGATCAAAGACCTGTAAATCGCAGTCATTACTACAAAGAAGAG aGAGGCAGCGACAAAGGAAGGCTTGCTTTACGCCTCAGGAAACCAGATGCGAGAACCTTATTGCTGCtgatgatgaagaggatgaggatgaagatgagTGTCGGGAGATGCTTCGGTTCCACAAGGGACAAG GAACCACAAAACGAGGAGGTGCAAGATGA